A single region of the Lotus japonicus ecotype B-129 chromosome 4, LjGifu_v1.2 genome encodes:
- the LOC130710322 gene encoding endo-1,3;1,4-beta-D-glucanase-like isoform X1, with the protein MSGPESWVGHVEKLGGLDTYVTGSSYSKLAILMVSEVFGYEAPLLRKLADKVAATWYYVVVPDFLHGDPFSSEDATRLLPVWLKDHEPNKAFEDAKPVIEALKDKGVLAIGAASFCWGVVHIWTTMI; encoded by the exons ATGTCAGGTCCTGAGTCCTGGGTAGGCCATGTTGAAAAACTTGGTGGCCTAGACACCTATGTTACTGGATCCTCTTATTCCAAGCTTGCCATTCTTATGGTTTCTGAAGTTTTTG GATATGAAGCTCCACTTCTAAG AAAACTTGCAGACAAGGTTGCAGCTACATGGTACTATGTAGTGGTTCCTGATTTTTTACACGGAGATCCATTTTCCTCAGAGGATGCTACCAGGCTTCTACCTGTTTGGTTAAAAGATCATGAACCA aacaaagcttttgaagatgcAAAACCAGTGATTGAAGCTTTAAAAGATAAAGGTGTTTTGGCCATAGGGGCTGCCTCTTTTTGTTGGGGTG TTGTCCATATATGGACCACAATGATATGA
- the LOC130710322 gene encoding endo-1,3;1,4-beta-D-glucanase-like isoform X2, which yields MSGPESWVGHVEKLGGLDTYVTGSSYSKLAILMVSEVFDKVAATWYYVVVPDFLHGDPFSSEDATRLLPVWLKDHEPNKAFEDAKPVIEALKDKGVLAIGAASFCWGVVHIWTTMI from the exons ATGTCAGGTCCTGAGTCCTGGGTAGGCCATGTTGAAAAACTTGGTGGCCTAGACACCTATGTTACTGGATCCTCTTATTCCAAGCTTGCCATTCTTATGGTTTCTGAAGTTTTTG ACAAGGTTGCAGCTACATGGTACTATGTAGTGGTTCCTGATTTTTTACACGGAGATCCATTTTCCTCAGAGGATGCTACCAGGCTTCTACCTGTTTGGTTAAAAGATCATGAACCA aacaaagcttttgaagatgcAAAACCAGTGATTGAAGCTTTAAAAGATAAAGGTGTTTTGGCCATAGGGGCTGCCTCTTTTTGTTGGGGTG TTGTCCATATATGGACCACAATGATATGA
- the LOC130710321 gene encoding endo-1,3;1,4-beta-D-glucanase-like — translation MSGPECCSNPPTLNPTGGAGHVDKIAGVNAYFSGSSHSNLAVLLLSDVFGYEAPNLRNLADKVAAAGYYVVVPDLLKGEPLDLGNPDRPFPAWIKDHGPDKGFEDTKPIIEALKSKGVSAIGAVGFCWGAKVVVELAKSRLIQAAVLLHPSFVSLDDIKGVDIPISVLAAEIDTISPPELVKQFEQVLAAKSQVASFVKIFPKVSHGWSVRYNLEDTEAVKEAEEAHQDLLDWFAKHLK, via the exons ATGTCAGGCCCTGAGTGCTGCTCAAATCCACCAACCCTCAACCCCACCGGCGGAGCTGGCCACGTTGACAAGATCGCCGGCGTCAACGCCTATTTCTCCGGCTCCTCTCACTCCAACCTCGCCGTTCTTCTCCTCTCCGATGTTTTCG GATATGAAGCACCAAATTTAAG GAACCTTGCGGACAAAGTTGCAGCTGCTGGCTATTATGTGGTTGTTCCTGATCTCTTGAAGGGTGAGCCCTTGGACCTTGGGAACCCTGACAGGCCCTTTCCCGCTTGGATAAAAGATCATGGACCG GACAAAGGTTTTGAAGATACAAAGCCGATAATTGAAGCTTTAAAGAGTAAAGGTGTTTCAGCTATTGGGGCTGTTGGTTTTTGCTGGGGTG CTAAGGTTGTGGTTGAACTTGCGAAATCCAGACTGATCCAAGCTGCTGTGCTATTGCATCCATCGTTTGTCTCTTTGGATGATATCAAGG GTGTTGATATTCCAATTTCTGTACTTGCTGCTGAGATTGACACAATTTCTCCTCCAGAGCTTGTGAAACAGTTTGAGCAAGTCCTAGCTGCAAAATCTCAG GTTGccagttttgtgaaaatatttcCTAAAGTTTCACACGGTTGGAGTGTGAGATACAACCTGGAAGATACAGAAGCTGTGAAGGAAGCAGAGGAGGCCCATCAGGACTTGCTGGACTGGTTTGCTAAACATCTCAAGTGA